In Rutidosis leptorrhynchoides isolate AG116_Rl617_1_P2 chromosome 2, CSIRO_AGI_Rlap_v1, whole genome shotgun sequence, one genomic interval encodes:
- the LOC139893527 gene encoding uncharacterized protein — MAQSSSYTSLPTSHLPGSVPAVITEEKASVMQHDPEANLQIFPPNSGGGGGGGGSGGRGYQTLTSPSDGNGQQSGSNWNGAFSVSSYTQYFNVDTDDVVNRLTSSLYPTGDFFRKIEANPDLYGLIWISTTLVFVIASLGNCATYLMSKRGDSTSSWSFDVSYFQVSAFTVYGYVFIVPLGFYLLLQYFGSKVGLIHFWCMWGYSLFIFIISSLLLVIPVDFLRWTITLITGASSAAFVGLNLRSHVELNDLTIVLVAACVLQFALAIFIKSWFFH, encoded by the exons ATGGCGCAATCATCATCCTACACCAGCCTTCCTACTAGTCACTTGCCTGGTTCCGTTCCG GCTGTCATTACCGAAGAAAAGGCTTCAGTGATGCAGCATG ACCCTGAAGCAAATCTACAAATATTTCCTCCCaacagtggtggtggtggtggtggcggtggcagtGGTGGGCGGGGTTATCAGACGCTTACAAGTCCAAGTG ATGGAAATGGACAACAATCTGGAAGTAACTGGAATGGAGCATTCAGTGTCTCATCTTACACTCAGTATTTTAATGTTGATACGGATGATGTTGTAAACAGATTAACAAGCTCTTTATATCCCACTGGTGACTTTTTTAGGAAAATTGAAGCGAACCCAGATCT ATATGGGCTCATCTGGATATCGACAACATTAgtgtttgtgatagcttcacttggtAATTGTGCCACATATCTGATGAGTAAACGAGGCGATTCTACTTCTTCATGGAGTTTTGATGTGAGCTACTTCCAGGTTTCAGCCTTCACAGTTTATGGTTATGTGTTCATAGTACCACTTGGATTTTACTTGTTGCTTCAGTATTTTGGTTCAAAAGTTGGCCTTATCCACTTTTGGTGCATGTGGGGATACTCTCTCTTCATTTTCATTATCAGCTCT CTTTTGCTGGTTATCCCGGTTGATTTTCTGCGATGGACCATCACGCTCATCACAGGTGCTTCATCAGCTGCCTTTGTTGGATTGAATCTGAGGTCTCACGTAGAGTTGAATGACCTGACCATCGTGTTGGTTGCTGCATGTGTTTTGCAATTTGCCCTGGCTATCTTTATCAAATCATGGTTCTTTCATTAA
- the LOC139890030 gene encoding protein FAR1-RELATED SEQUENCE 5-like gives MEEEYEAMEPENEPIEVEYEISDEEIIDNAAGIDTPKVAATRKKETPGGSLYYAPIVDESLLPFVGKNYGTLEECEKMYRLYAFHACFDIRKSTQKTTKSGLVKQKYYLCNRGGVPMQVNFDTLQSSKKPIRKSNMECTGCRARVKFDWVYGTNTFILSDFQEYHNHELLPQEYRHLSKAERQMKYAEQLFVYHSSVSNIGLTKAYEVYSNMKGSEKNVHGTVTDFRNWRRDLNVFINASDSQMLVNKMEERKKYVPGFSFEYKLEKSQLHSIFWADEVAKCNYKEFSDIISFDATYRTNRYNMKFVPFTGIDNHHRCVTIAAGLIRDETA, from the exons ATGGAAGAAGAATATGAAGCAATGGAGCCAGAAAACGAACCAATTGAAGTAGAATACGAGATCAGTGATGAAGAAATTATAGATAACGCTGCAG GTATAGATACACCAAAAGTAGCTGCAACACGTAAAAAAGAAACACCAGGTGGTTCATTGTATTATGCACCAATAGTTGATGAGAGTTTACTACCATTTGTTGGAAAAAATTATGGAACACTTGAAGAGTGTGAAAAAATGTATAGGTTATACGCGTTTCATGCATGTTTTGACatacgaaagtcaactcaaaagactACAAAATCTGGGTTGGTGAAGCAGAAATATTACTTGTGCAATAGAGGTGGTGTGCCAATGCAAGTAAACTTTGACACATTGCAAAGTAGTAAAAAGCCAATTAGGAAAAGCAACATGGAATGCACTGGATGTAGGGCTAGGGTTAAATTCGATTGGGTGTATGGAACTAATACGTTTATACTGTCTGACTTTCAAGAATACCATAATCATGAGTTGCTACCCCAAGAGTACCGACATTTAAGTAAAGCGGAAAGACAGATGAAGTATGCAGAGCAGTTGTTTGTATACCATTCGTCAGTGTCAAATATTGGTCTGACAAAAGCATACGAAGTTTATAGCAATATGAAAGGGTCTGAGAAAAATGTGCATGGGACTGTAACTGATTTCAGAAACTGGAGACGAGATTTGAATGTTTTTATCAATGCAAGTGATTCTCAAATGCTCGTTAACAAAATGGAAGAACGGAAGAAATATGTTCCTGGTTTTTCATTTGAGTACAAGCTTGAAAAAAGTCAACTACATTCAATTTTCTGGGCCGATGAAGTTGCAAAATGCAACTACAAGGAGTTTAGTGACATAATCTCATTTGATGCAACGTATAGAACGAACAG GTACAACATGAAATTTGTACCATTTACTGGCATAGATAACCACCATAGGTGTGTCACTATTGCTGCGGGATTGATCAGGGATGAAACAGCCTAG
- the LOC139890031 gene encoding uncharacterized protein, protein MFGLMRTTSRSESENAFFSNFTRSAANLLTFMDGFESAMLKQRSKQESLDAQTIKKNPKLLTQLKIEKHALKVYTHAIFAIVQREIYEALYSCLLDKMDKEEETEIYVVKEEKEKTKEGPNEEKKFFHYKVLHNSKDGSMVCTCRHYLRYGLLCRHCSDEKMLKVFLEKLKLLKKEVEAQVPKPSKKKDDIIGNMTGVSKPSTIEIQTPPVGNYKGCANDKHLMSGKEKAIKKSKKRKFTCGKCGRDDHNQRTHKPMKNHKLLVDNE, encoded by the exons ATGTTTGGTTTGATGCGAACTACTTCAAGATCTGAGAGCGAGAATGCTTTTTTTTCAAACTTTACAAGATCAGCAGCAAATCTGTTAACTTTTATGGACGGCTTTGAATCTGCAATGTTAAAACAGAGGTCAAAGCAAGAATCTTTGGATGCACAGACAATCAAGAAAAATCCAAAACTGTTAACTCAGCTGAAAATTGAAAAGCATGCATTAAAGGTTTACACACATGCTATTTTTGCAATCGTTCAAAGAGAGATTTATGAAGCATTGTATAGCTGTTTATTGGATAAAATGGACAAGGAGGAAGAAACGGAAATCTATGTTGTTAAAGAGGAAAAAGAGAAGACAAAAGAGGGTCCGAATGAAGAAAAAAAGTTCTTCCATTACAAG gtaCTTCATAACAGCAAAGACGGATCAATGGTATGTACATGTAGACACTATCTACGATATGGTCTTCTGTGTAGACACT GCAGTGATGAAAAGATGCTAAAAGTGTTTCTTGAAAAACTTAAATTGTTGAAGAAAGAAGTTGAAGCTCAAGTGCCAAAACCGTCAAAGAAGAAAGATGATATAATTGGAAACATGACTGGAGTTTCAAAGCCTAGTACAATAGAAATACAAACCCCACCTGTTGGGAATTACAAAGGATGTGCAAATGATAAGCATCTAATGAGTGGAAAAGAGAAAGCAATAAAGAAAAGCAAAAAGAGAAAGTTTACTTGTGGTAAATGTGGACGTGACGATCACAATCAGAGGACCC ATAAGCCAATGAAGAATCACAAGTTATTGGTAGATAATGAATAA